From Phragmites australis chromosome 5, lpPhrAust1.1, whole genome shotgun sequence, a single genomic window includes:
- the LOC133918352 gene encoding uncharacterized protein LOC133918352, which yields MDAIDAELARAQEERRKMEEALAAGAPMAVSSVTFDTDLYGGGGTDPNRFAGYDTSIPASEDDAAEDDTEAAPPAPRRLATYTGHAIAAADLPRAPDDDGLPKKSRSIVDREDEYRRRRLNQIISPERHDPFAAGEATPDPSVRTYADVMRDAALKKKKEDLLREIAKKKKEEEEKEKERKAAPEQPSATTKRRNRWDQSQDGDAAAGAKKAKTSSDWDAPDATPGIGRWDATPGRVGDATPSVRRNRWDETPTPGRMADADATPAAGGTTPGATPSGAWDATPKLPGGLVTPTPGKKQRSRWDETPASMGSATPGSIGAATPAGYTPGPTPFGAENLATPTPSQIARGPMTPEQYQLMRWERDIEERNRPLTDEELDAMFPQEGYKILEPPASYQPIRTPARKLLATPTPLGTPLYAIPEENRGQQFDVPKELPGGLPLMKPEDYQYFGTLLNEEEEEQLSPEEQKERKIMKLLLKVKNGTPPQRKTALRQLTDKAREFGAGPLFNKILPLLMQPTLEDQERHLLVKVIDRVLYKLDELVRPFVHKILVVIEPLLIDEDYYARVEGREIISNLSKAAGLATMIAAMRPDIDNIDEYVRNTTARAFSVVASALGIPALLPFLKAVCQSKKSWQARHTGIKIVQQIAILMGCAVLPHLKSLVEIIEHGLSDENQKVRTITALSLAALAEAAAPYGIESFDSVLKPLWKGIRSHRGKVLAAFLKAIGFIIPLMDALYASYYTKEVMQVLIREFQSPDEEMKKIVLKVVKQCVSTEGVEADYIRNDILPDFFKHFWVRRMALDRRNYKQLVETTVEMANKVGVADIVGRIVEDLKDESEPYRRMVMETIEKVVANLGASDIDARLEELLIDGILYAFQEQTSDDANVMLNGFGAVVNALGQRVKPYLPQICGTIKWRLNNKSAKVRQQAADLISRIAIVMKQCQEEQLMGHLGVVLYEYLGEEYPEVLGSILGALKAIVNVIGMTKMTPPIKDLLPRLTPILKNRHEKVQENCIDLVGRIADRGAEFVPAREWMRICFELLEMLKAHKKGIRRATVNTFGYIAKAIGPQDVLATLLNNLKVQERQNRVCTTVAIAIVAETCSPFTVLPALMNEYRVPELNVQNGVLKSLSFLFEYIGEMGKDYIYAVTPLLEDALMDRDLVHRQTAASAVKHMALGVAGLGCEDALVHLLNYVWPNIFETSPHVINAVMEAIEGMRVALGAAVILNYCMQGLFHPARKVREVYWKIYNSLYIGAQDALVAAYPALEDDGDNIFSRPELAMFV from the coding sequence atggACGCGATCGACGCGGAGCTCGCGCGCGCGCAGGAGGAGCGGCGGAAGATGGAGGAGGCGCTCGCAGCCGGAGCGCCCATGGCCGTCTCCTCCGTCACCTTCGACACTGACCTCTACGGCGGCGGGGGTACCGACCCCAACCGCTTCGCCGGCTACGACACCTCCATCCCAGCCTCTGAGGACGACGCCGCTGAGGACGATACGGAGGCCGCACCCCCGGCGCCGCGTCGCCTCGCGACCTACACGGGCcacgccatcgccgccgccgacctccCCCGCGCGCCCGACGACGACGGGTTGCCGAAGAAGTCCCGGAGCATCGTCGACCGAGAGGACgagtaccgccgccgccgcctcaacCAGATCATCTCGCCGGAGCGTCACGACCCGTTCGCTGCTGGGGAAGCCACCCCGGACCCCTCCGTGCGGACCTATGCCGATGTCATGCGCGATGCAgcgctgaagaagaagaaggaagacctgTTGCGCGAGATAgctaagaagaaaaaagaggaagaggagaaggagaaggagaggaaggctGCGCCCGAGCAGCCATCCGCCACAACCAAGCGGCGCAACAGGTGGGACCAGTCGCAGGACGGCGATGCTGCTGCAGGGGCTAAGAAGGCAAAGACGTCGTCGGACTGGGATGCCCCTGATGCAACTCCTGGGATTGGGCGTTGGGATGCCACCCCTGGACGTGTTGGAGATGCGACACCGTCAGTGAGAAGAAACAGATGGGATGAGACACCAACTCCGGGGAGGATGGCTGATGCTGATGCGACGCCTGCAGCTGGTGGCACTACGCCTGGAGCAACTCCATCTGGGGCTTGGGATGCTACTCCCAAGCTGCCTGGTGGGCTTGTCACACCAACACCTGGTAAGAAGCAGAGATCAAGGTGGGATGAGACACCGGCTAGTATGGGGAGTGCAACCCCTGGTAGTATTGGTGCTGCAACACCGGCAGGCTATACTCCTGGACCAACGCCATTTGGTGCAGAGAATCTTGCCACACCAACACCTAGCCAGATCGCTCGTGGCCCGATGACTCCAGAGCAGTACCAGCTCATGCGGTGGGAGCGGGACATTGAGGAGAGGAACAGGCCTCTCACTGATGAGGAGCTTGATGCCATGTTCCCACAGGAGGGGTACAAGATTCTTGAGCCTCCGGCTTCTTACCAGCCCATAAGGACCCCAGCAAGGAAGCTTCTTGCTACGCCAACACCTCTGGGGACACCACTGTATGCTATTCCTGAGGAGAATCGTGGGCAGCAGTTTGATGTGCCCAAGGAGTTGCCTGGTGGATTGCCACTCATGAAGCCAGAGGATTACCAGTACTTTGGGACATTGCTgaatgaggaagaggaggagcagctaTCTCCGGAGGAGCAGAAGGAGAGGAAGATCATGAAACTGCTGCTCAAGGTGAAGAATGGCACACCCCCACAGCGGAAAACAGCACTTCGGCAGCTGACAGACAAAGCCCGGGAATTTGGTGCTGGACCACTTTTCAACAAAATTCTGCCCTTGCTCATGCAGCCAACACTAGAGGACCAGGAGAGGCATCTTTTGGTGAAGGTCATTGATAGGGTGCTGTATAAGCTTGATGAGCTGGTCCGACCATTCGTGCATAAGATTCTTGTGGTTATTGAGCCACTGCTTATTGACGAGGACTACTATGCTCGTGTTGAGGGCCGGGAGATTATCTCAAATCTTAGCAAAGCAGCTGGTCTTGCCACTATGATTGCTGCCATGCGACCTGACATTGATAACATTGATGAGTATGTGAGAAACACCACTGCTAGGGCATTCAGTGTGGTGGCTTCAGCTTTGGGTATTCCTGCCCTCTTACCATTCTTGAAGGCTGTCTGTCAGAGTAAGAAGTCTTGGCAGGCTCGGCACACTGGTATCAAGATCGTTCAGCAGATTGCTATTCTCATGGGGTGCGCTGTTCTGCCACATCTCAAGTCACTAGTTGAGATCATTGAGCATGGTCTGAGTGATGAGAACCAGAAAGTGCGGACAATtactgctctctctcttgctgcGCTTGCTGAGGCTGCTGCACCCTATGGTATAGAAAGTTTTGATTCTGTGTTGAAGCCTTTGTGGAAGGGTATCAGATCACACCGTGGAAAGGTCCTTGCTGCCTTCTTGAAGGCCATTGGTTTCATCATCCCGCTTATGGATGCTCTGTATGCTAGTTACTACACAAAGGAGGTGATGCAGGTCCTCATTAGGGAGTTTCAGTCACCAGATGAAGAGATGAAGAAGATTGTCCTCAAGGTTGTGAAACAGTGTGTCAGTACAGAGGGTGTGGAAGCTGATTATATCCGGAATGACATCCTTCCAGATTTCTTCAAGCACTTCTGGGTTAGGAGAATGGCTCTAGATCGTAGGAACTATAAACAGCTTGTGGAAACTACAGTGGAGATGGCAAACAAGGTTGGAGTTGCTGATATTGTCGGTAGGATTGTTGAGGATCTGAAAGATGAAAGCGAGCCCTACAGGAGAATGGTGATGGAAACAATTGAGAAGGTGGTGGCCAACTTGGGTGCTTCAGATATTGATGCTCGTCTGGAGGAGCTGCTTATTGATGGTATCCTGTATGCTTTCCAAGAGCAGACGAGTGATGATGCTAATGTTATGCTTAATGGTTTTGGAGCTGTGGTTAATGCACTTGGACAGAGAGTTAAACCTTACCTTCCTCAGATTTGTGGTACCATCAAGTGGCGGTTGAACAACAAGAGTGCAAAAGTTAGGCAGCAAGCTGCTGATCTGATCTCAAGGATAGCCATTGTCATGAAGCAGTGCCAGGAGGAGCAGCTCATGGGTCACTTGGGTGTTGTGCTGTATGAGTACTTAGGAGAGGAGTATCCTGAAGTCCTGGGTTCAATTCTTGGAGCTTTGAAGGCTATTGTGAATGTCATTGGTATGACTAAAATGACTCCCCcaatcaaggatcttcttcctcgtctGACCCCCATCTTGAAGAATAGGCATGAGAAGGTCCAAGAGAACTGCATTGATCTCGTTGGTAGGATTGCTGATCGTGGAGCAGAATTTGTGCCAGCAAGGGAATGGATGAGGATTTGTTTTGAGCTGCTTGAAATGTTGAAGGCTCACAAGAAGGGTATTAGGAGAGCCACTGTGAACACATTTGGTTATATTGCAAAGGCTATTGGGCCACAGGATGTGTTGGCCACCCTGTTGAATAACTTGAAGGTGCAGGAGCGACAGAACCGTGTTTGTACTACTGTAGCAATTGCCATTGTTGCTGAAACTTGCTCACCTTTCACTGTTTTGCCTGCCCTTATGAATGAATACCGGGTCCCAGAGCTCAATGTCCAGAATGGTGTTCTGAAgtctctctctttcctctttGAGTATATTGGTGAGATGGGCAAAGATTACATATATGCTGTCACTCCCTTGCTTGAAGATGCTCTAATGGATAGAGATCTAGTTCACCGACAGACTGCTGCCTCTGCTGTTAAGCACATGGCTCTAGGCGTTGCTGGCTTGGGTTGTGAGGATGCTCTTGTCCATTTGCTTAACTATGTCTGGCCCAACATATTTGAGACATCTCCCCACGTCATAAATGCTGTTATGGAGGCGATTGAGGGGATGAGGGTTGCACTGGGTGCTGCTGTGATTTTGAATTATTGCATGCAAGGTCTCTTCCATCCAGCAAGGAAAGTACGTGAAGTTTATTGGAAGATCTACAACTCGCTGTACATTGGTGCACAAGATGCACTTGTTGCTGCCTATCCTGCCCTGGAGGATGATGGTGATAATATCTTCAGCCGTCCAGAGCTGGCAATGTTTGTGTGA
- the LOC133918353 gene encoding dolichol kinase EVAN-like isoform X3 produces MAPLPPPPPASAPSRPEITYLEMQYWAASISCLSVLAFFLWHLRQSPSNGISKYLKYGSLLIVSYLTAYFLSFLLKTDGGLMAMSNIVYLLCHGVAAVILIKHILEKFPSCSSFGEAVLVSSGLVLYFGDMLAHTLSKMKFSVISEAFIHMPGTRSDMTTIIQGILLGLFLLPLLYKSSLQVWDYCRTQGKHQTQAVEEHTQKGIGSAIFYISVVVVLLFLVPSWTRLVQGLEVHPFVWIFNYMFTDSHERLALCAYWICVIYASVRRFYSISKQSKTERILLRKYYHLVAVLIFSPAVIFQPAFLDLAFGAAFGVFLILEMIRIWEIYPLGCVVHQFMNAFTDHRDSEILIVSHFSLLLGCALPKWMSSGLNDRPLAPFAGILSLGIGDTMASMIGYKYGVLRWSKTGKKTIEGTAAGITSVLAACSILVSLLASSGYILSQNWLSLLIAVTLSGLLEAYTAQLDNAFIPLVFYSLLCL; encoded by the exons ATGGCTCCGCTCCCGCCTCCGCCCCCCGCCTCCGCCCCTTCAAGACCAG AAATCACGTACCTCGAAATGCAATACTGGGCAGCATCAATTAGCTGCCTCAGTGTGCTAGCTTTCTTCCTTTGGCATCTACGGCAGTCTCCCAGCAATGGAATCTCTAAATATCTGAAATATGGCTCATTGTTGATAGTTTCATATCTCACGGCATACTTCTTGTCCTTTCTACTGAAGACTGATGGAG GTCTGATGGCAATGAGCAATATAGTGTATTTGCTTTGCCATGGAGTGGCTGCTGTGATCTTAATCAAGCATATTCTAGAGAAGTTTCCTTCATGTTCATCTTTTG GGGAGGCAGTTCTGGTGTCAAGTGGACTTGTTCTTTACTTTGGTGATATGTTGGCTCATACTCTTTCAAAG ATGAAGTTCTCTGTGATATCAGAAGCATTCATTCACATGCCTGGAACTAGAAGCGATATGACCACAATTATTCAG GGGATTTTGCTTGGCCTTTTTCTGCTTCCCTTGCTATACAAAAGTTCTCTTCAAGTTTGGGATTACTGTAGAACGCAGGGGAAGCACCAAACACAAGCAGTTGAGGAACATACACAAAAAGGAATTGGTTCTGCTATATTCTATAtctcggtggtggtggtgttacTGTTTTTAGTGCCATCATGGACACGCCTTGTTCAAGGTCTCGAAGTGCATCCTTTTGTTTG GATTTTTAACTATATGTTCACTGATTCACATGAACGACTTGCTTTATGTGCATACTGGATATGTGTGATATATGCATCAGTTAGAAGGTTCTACAGTATATCAAAGCAAAGCAAAACAGAGAGGATTCTTCTGCGCAAGTATTATCATCTTGTTGCTGTTCTGATTTTCTCTCCTGCTGTTATATTTCAG CCTGCTTTCTTGGACTTGGCATTTGGTGCAGCATTTGGAGTTTTCTTAATATTGGAGATGATCCGG ATTTGGGAAATATACCCTCTTGGGTGTGTTGTGCATCAGTTTATGAACGCCTTTACTGATCATCGTGATTCTGAGATTCTTATTGTTAG CCATTTTTCACTCCTACTGGGCTGTGCACTTCCTAAATGGATGTCATCTGGATTAAATGACCGACCGCTTGCCCCTTTTGCTGGAATTCTCAGCTTGGGGATAGGTGATACCATG GCATCGATGATAGGGTACAAGTATGGCGTATTAAGATGGAGCAAGACAGGAA AGAAAACAATCGAAGGCACTGCAGCAGGCATAACTTCTGTGCTAGCAGCCTGCTCGATTCTGGTGTCACTCTTAGCTTCCAGTGGGTACATTCTTTCTCAG AATTGGTTATCGCTTTTGATAGCTGTAACATTGAGTGGATTATTGGAGGCGTATACAGCACAGCTCGACAATGCTTTCATACCTCTCGTATTCTATAGCCTTCTATGTCTATAG
- the LOC133918353 gene encoding dolichol kinase EVAN-like isoform X1 has product MAPALLTGERLVVFLFAARVALAAPAHLAAPLALLAAAALAVELAVDGSAPASAPRLRPFKTRPGASSGILLGATTLPSVMLSRLIQLSRVLPADSNGPEEITYLEMQYWAASISCLSVLAFFLWHLRQSPSNGISKYLKYGSLLIVSYLTAYFLSFLLKTDGGLMAMSNIVYLLCHGVAAVILIKHILEKFPSCSSFGEAVLVSSGLVLYFGDMLAHTLSKMKFSVISEAFIHMPGTRSDMTTIIQGILLGLFLLPLLYKSSLQVWDYCRTQGKHQTQAVEEHTQKGIGSAIFYISVVVVLLFLVPSWTRLVQGLEVHPFVWIFNYMFTDSHERLALCAYWICVIYASVRRFYSISKQSKTERILLRKYYHLVAVLIFSPAVIFQPAFLDLAFGAAFGVFLILEMIRIWEIYPLGCVVHQFMNAFTDHRDSEILIVSHFSLLLGCALPKWMSSGLNDRPLAPFAGILSLGIGDTMASMIGYKYGVLRWSKTGKKTIEGTAAGITSVLAACSILVSLLASSGYILSQNWLSLLIAVTLSGLLEAYTAQLDNAFIPLVFYSLLCL; this is encoded by the exons ATGGCGCCGGCGCTGCTCACCGGCGAGCGGCTCGTGGTCTTCCTCTTCGCCGCACGCGTCGCGCTCGCGGCCCCCGCCCACCTCGCCGCCCCGCTTGCGctcctcgccgctgccgccctcgcggtcgagcttgCCGTGGATGGCTCCGCTCCCGCCTCCGCCCCCCGCCTCCGCCCCTTCAAGACCAG GCCAGGTGCTTCGTCTGGCATACTACTTGGTGCCACCACTCTTCCTAGCGTCATGCTTTCTCGGTTAATCCAACTGTCGAGGGTCTTGCCGGCAGATTCTAATGGGCCTGAAG AAATCACGTACCTCGAAATGCAATACTGGGCAGCATCAATTAGCTGCCTCAGTGTGCTAGCTTTCTTCCTTTGGCATCTACGGCAGTCTCCCAGCAATGGAATCTCTAAATATCTGAAATATGGCTCATTGTTGATAGTTTCATATCTCACGGCATACTTCTTGTCCTTTCTACTGAAGACTGATGGAG GTCTGATGGCAATGAGCAATATAGTGTATTTGCTTTGCCATGGAGTGGCTGCTGTGATCTTAATCAAGCATATTCTAGAGAAGTTTCCTTCATGTTCATCTTTTG GGGAGGCAGTTCTGGTGTCAAGTGGACTTGTTCTTTACTTTGGTGATATGTTGGCTCATACTCTTTCAAAG ATGAAGTTCTCTGTGATATCAGAAGCATTCATTCACATGCCTGGAACTAGAAGCGATATGACCACAATTATTCAG GGGATTTTGCTTGGCCTTTTTCTGCTTCCCTTGCTATACAAAAGTTCTCTTCAAGTTTGGGATTACTGTAGAACGCAGGGGAAGCACCAAACACAAGCAGTTGAGGAACATACACAAAAAGGAATTGGTTCTGCTATATTCTATAtctcggtggtggtggtgttacTGTTTTTAGTGCCATCATGGACACGCCTTGTTCAAGGTCTCGAAGTGCATCCTTTTGTTTG GATTTTTAACTATATGTTCACTGATTCACATGAACGACTTGCTTTATGTGCATACTGGATATGTGTGATATATGCATCAGTTAGAAGGTTCTACAGTATATCAAAGCAAAGCAAAACAGAGAGGATTCTTCTGCGCAAGTATTATCATCTTGTTGCTGTTCTGATTTTCTCTCCTGCTGTTATATTTCAG CCTGCTTTCTTGGACTTGGCATTTGGTGCAGCATTTGGAGTTTTCTTAATATTGGAGATGATCCGG ATTTGGGAAATATACCCTCTTGGGTGTGTTGTGCATCAGTTTATGAACGCCTTTACTGATCATCGTGATTCTGAGATTCTTATTGTTAG CCATTTTTCACTCCTACTGGGCTGTGCACTTCCTAAATGGATGTCATCTGGATTAAATGACCGACCGCTTGCCCCTTTTGCTGGAATTCTCAGCTTGGGGATAGGTGATACCATG GCATCGATGATAGGGTACAAGTATGGCGTATTAAGATGGAGCAAGACAGGAA AGAAAACAATCGAAGGCACTGCAGCAGGCATAACTTCTGTGCTAGCAGCCTGCTCGATTCTGGTGTCACTCTTAGCTTCCAGTGGGTACATTCTTTCTCAG AATTGGTTATCGCTTTTGATAGCTGTAACATTGAGTGGATTATTGGAGGCGTATACAGCACAGCTCGACAATGCTTTCATACCTCTCGTATTCTATAGCCTTCTATGTCTATAG
- the LOC133917362 gene encoding auxin-induced protein 15A-like produces the protein MMGYFRAPRLHGRKQAAGRERELYGGESLSATLLDADELAAVPKGYFAVYVGAEARRFVVPTSYLCQPAFRDLMERAAEEFGFAQARGIRIPCREEDFEATVAALEAAAASRRWRPGRTGTAMVKAMSL, from the coding sequence ATGATGGGGTACTTCCGGGCGCCGAGGCTCCACGGGAGGAAGCAGGCGGCGGGGAGGGAGCGGGAGCTTTACGGCGGGGAGAGCCTGAGCGCGACGCTGCTCGACGCCGACGAGCTGGCGGCGGTGCCGAAGGGGTACTTCGCGGTGTATGTGGGCGCGGAGGCGCGGCGGTTCGTTGTGCCGACGAGCTACCTCTGCCAGCCGGCGTTCCGGGACCTCATGGAGCGCGCCGCCGAGGAGTTCGGCTTCGCGCAGGCCCGCGGCATCCGCATCCCCTGCCGCGAGGAGGACTTCGAGGCCACCGTCGCTGCGCTCGAGGCAGCCGCGGCaagccggcggtggcggccgggcAGGACTGGCACGGCGATGGTCAAGGCCATGTCACTTTAG
- the LOC133918353 gene encoding dolichol kinase EVAN-like isoform X2: MAPLPPPPPASAPSRPGASSGILLGATTLPSVMLSRLIQLSRVLPADSNGPEEITYLEMQYWAASISCLSVLAFFLWHLRQSPSNGISKYLKYGSLLIVSYLTAYFLSFLLKTDGGLMAMSNIVYLLCHGVAAVILIKHILEKFPSCSSFGEAVLVSSGLVLYFGDMLAHTLSKMKFSVISEAFIHMPGTRSDMTTIIQGILLGLFLLPLLYKSSLQVWDYCRTQGKHQTQAVEEHTQKGIGSAIFYISVVVVLLFLVPSWTRLVQGLEVHPFVWIFNYMFTDSHERLALCAYWICVIYASVRRFYSISKQSKTERILLRKYYHLVAVLIFSPAVIFQPAFLDLAFGAAFGVFLILEMIRIWEIYPLGCVVHQFMNAFTDHRDSEILIVSHFSLLLGCALPKWMSSGLNDRPLAPFAGILSLGIGDTMASMIGYKYGVLRWSKTGKKTIEGTAAGITSVLAACSILVSLLASSGYILSQNWLSLLIAVTLSGLLEAYTAQLDNAFIPLVFYSLLCL, translated from the exons ATGGCTCCGCTCCCGCCTCCGCCCCCCGCCTCCGCCCCTTCAAGACCAG GTGCTTCGTCTGGCATACTACTTGGTGCCACCACTCTTCCTAGCGTCATGCTTTCTCGGTTAATCCAACTGTCGAGGGTCTTGCCGGCAGATTCTAATGGGCCTGAAG AAATCACGTACCTCGAAATGCAATACTGGGCAGCATCAATTAGCTGCCTCAGTGTGCTAGCTTTCTTCCTTTGGCATCTACGGCAGTCTCCCAGCAATGGAATCTCTAAATATCTGAAATATGGCTCATTGTTGATAGTTTCATATCTCACGGCATACTTCTTGTCCTTTCTACTGAAGACTGATGGAG GTCTGATGGCAATGAGCAATATAGTGTATTTGCTTTGCCATGGAGTGGCTGCTGTGATCTTAATCAAGCATATTCTAGAGAAGTTTCCTTCATGTTCATCTTTTG GGGAGGCAGTTCTGGTGTCAAGTGGACTTGTTCTTTACTTTGGTGATATGTTGGCTCATACTCTTTCAAAG ATGAAGTTCTCTGTGATATCAGAAGCATTCATTCACATGCCTGGAACTAGAAGCGATATGACCACAATTATTCAG GGGATTTTGCTTGGCCTTTTTCTGCTTCCCTTGCTATACAAAAGTTCTCTTCAAGTTTGGGATTACTGTAGAACGCAGGGGAAGCACCAAACACAAGCAGTTGAGGAACATACACAAAAAGGAATTGGTTCTGCTATATTCTATAtctcggtggtggtggtgttacTGTTTTTAGTGCCATCATGGACACGCCTTGTTCAAGGTCTCGAAGTGCATCCTTTTGTTTG GATTTTTAACTATATGTTCACTGATTCACATGAACGACTTGCTTTATGTGCATACTGGATATGTGTGATATATGCATCAGTTAGAAGGTTCTACAGTATATCAAAGCAAAGCAAAACAGAGAGGATTCTTCTGCGCAAGTATTATCATCTTGTTGCTGTTCTGATTTTCTCTCCTGCTGTTATATTTCAG CCTGCTTTCTTGGACTTGGCATTTGGTGCAGCATTTGGAGTTTTCTTAATATTGGAGATGATCCGG ATTTGGGAAATATACCCTCTTGGGTGTGTTGTGCATCAGTTTATGAACGCCTTTACTGATCATCGTGATTCTGAGATTCTTATTGTTAG CCATTTTTCACTCCTACTGGGCTGTGCACTTCCTAAATGGATGTCATCTGGATTAAATGACCGACCGCTTGCCCCTTTTGCTGGAATTCTCAGCTTGGGGATAGGTGATACCATG GCATCGATGATAGGGTACAAGTATGGCGTATTAAGATGGAGCAAGACAGGAA AGAAAACAATCGAAGGCACTGCAGCAGGCATAACTTCTGTGCTAGCAGCCTGCTCGATTCTGGTGTCACTCTTAGCTTCCAGTGGGTACATTCTTTCTCAG AATTGGTTATCGCTTTTGATAGCTGTAACATTGAGTGGATTATTGGAGGCGTATACAGCACAGCTCGACAATGCTTTCATACCTCTCGTATTCTATAGCCTTCTATGTCTATAG
- the LOC133918354 gene encoding KIN17-like protein, protein MGKSDFLTPKAIANRIKAKGLQKLRWYCQMCQKQCRDENGFKCHCMSESHQRQMQVFGQAPDRVVEGFSEEFFESFLTLIRRAHRHSRVAATVVYNEYIADRHHVHMNSTRWATLTEFIKFLGREGYCKVEDTPKGWFITYIDRDSEQAVKARLKRKRIKSDLVEEERQERMIARQIERAQKSLAKANGGDDGSDAEGELESESQSDSEEEYSGSDDAQEDDAKETNKVTGKIAIALQKAAPGPKVNPYEDKTKAKFGFDEEEELGAREKKDEVAKKKGKDVKAAEPRRSALDELMKEEEKAKERSNRKDYWLCPGIVVKVMSKSLAEKGYYKQKGVVKRLIDKYVGEIEMLESKHVLRVDQDELETVIPQIGGLVRIVNGAYRGSNARLLSVDTEKFYAKVQVEKGLYDGKVLRAIEYEDICKIAQ, encoded by the coding sequence atgGGGAAGAGCGACTTCCTGACGCCGAAGGCGATCGCGAACCGGATCAAGGCGAAGGGGCTGCAGAAGCTGCGGTGGTACTGCCAGATGTGCCAGAAGCAGTGCCGCGACGAGAACGGGTTCAAGTGCCACTGCATGTCGGAGTCGCACCAACGGCAGATGCAGGTGTTCGGCCAGGCGCCCGACCGCGTCGTCGAGGGCTTCTCCGAGGAGTTCTTCGAGTCCTTCCTCACCCTGATCCGCCGCGCACACCGCCACTCCCGCGTCGCCGCCACCGTGGTCTACAACGAGTACATCGCCGACCGCCACCACGTCCACATGAACTCCACGCGCTGGGCCACGCTCACCGAGTTCATCAAGTTCCTGGGACGCGAGGGATACTGCAAGGTCGAGGACACACCCAAGGGgtggttcatcacctacatcgaCCGTGACTCCGAGCAGGCCGTCAAGGCACGCCTCAAGCGCAAGAGGATCAAGTCCGACCTCGTTGAAGAGGAGCGACAGGAGCGCATGATCGCCCGCCAGATTGAGCGTGCACAGAAGTCTCTAGCCAAGGCCAATGGTGGTGATGATGGTAGTGATGCCGAGGGCGAGTTGGAGTCGGAGTCCCAGTCTGACAGTGAAGAAGAGTATTCAGGCTCAGATGACGCTCAGGAGGATGACGCAAAAGAGACTAACAAGGTGACTGGGAAGATTGCGATCGCGCTCCAGAAGGCTGCTCCGGGACCAAAGGTTAACCCTTATGAGGATAAGACAAAAGCGAAATTTGGTTTTGACGAAGAGGAGGAGTTGGGTGCCCGAGAGAAGAAGGATGAGGTGGCcaagaagaaggggaaggaTGTGAAAGCAGCGGAGCCAAGGAGGTCGGCACTGGATGAGCtgatgaaggaggaggagaaggccaaGGAGAGGAGCAACAGGAAGGACTACTGGCTGTGCCCAGGGATTGTGGTCAAGGTGATGAGCAAGTCGCTGGCGGAGAAGGGGTACTACAAGCAGAAAGGGGTTGTGAAGAGATTGATCGATAAATATGTTGGGGAGATTGAGATGTTGGAGAGCAAGCATGTTCTCAGGGTCGACCAAGATGAGCTTGAGACTGTGATCCCCCAAATTGGTGGGCTGGTGCGGATTGTGAATGGGGCTTACCGGGGTTCGAATGCCAGGTTGCTCTCAGTGGACACAGAGAAGTTCTATGCAAAGGTGCAGGTTGAGAAGGGCCTCTATGATGGGAAGGTTCTCAGGGCCATCGAATATGAGGACATTTGCAAGATTGCCCAGTAA
- the LOC133918355 gene encoding auxin-induced protein X15-like, giving the protein MGEQGRSSSNKIRDIVRLQQLLRKWKRLALSPKVGKSSSHGVPKGFFAVYIGEEMKRFVIPTEYLSHWAFEELLKEAEEEFGFRHEGALRIPCDVEVFEGILRLVGRKEAAVCYCSSEHEILCR; this is encoded by the coding sequence ATGGGGGAGCAAGGCAGGTCAAGCAGCAACAAGATCAGAGACATTGTGAGGCTGCAACAGCTTCTCAGGAAGTGGAAGAGGCTTGCGCTTTCACCAAAGGTCGGCAAGAGCAGCAGCCATGGCGTTCCAAAGGGGTTCTTCGCGGTGTACATCGGTGAGGAGATGAAGAGGTTTGTGATCCCCACAGAGTACCTGAGCCACTGGGCATTTGAGGAGCTTCTgaaggaggcagaggaggagttTGGGTTCCGGCATGAGGGGGCTCTGAGGATCCCCTGTGATGTGGAGGTGTTTGAGGGCATCCTGAGGCTAGTGGGCAGGAAGGAGGCAGCTGTGTGCTACTGCTCTTCAGAGCATGAGATCCTGTGCAGATGA